A window of Sphaeramia orbicularis chromosome 8, fSphaOr1.1, whole genome shotgun sequence genomic DNA:
cagcaggtccagagataatcctgggaaaatctgtgataatcctggaaaaacctgattcaaatatttaaaatatttaaaaccttattaaaatatttaaaatatttaaaaccttattaaaatatttaaaatggaatggaatgatgactcatacctgtCAGCAGGtggaccacacctcctcactaacagGAGTTTCTGTCCATTCTTTGCTCACAGTTCTCtgacagtgttctggaatcactcctaagatCAGACTCCTGTTTGGAATCTGTAGGCTCAGTTAGGAGCTGTGAGAGGATTCTGAGAATCTGTAGGAATACAGAccctgatccagaatgcacagggacaaatgagaagtggaggcagaagactttaaattaaactgatttttctgaagacatttcagttttttcaggttatttacattttttttatttggatagtttagaaaagtaagtattttgatcatttaatgttttttgttgttttttttacactaaaacaaagacacaattttggagttgtcattatttctaggttcttctgttcttatttgactggttgggtccactgcagatcaaatcagactaaatgtggaacctgaaagaacaggagtttgagaaccctgcacatctgtgtctgtattctgaaagattctgagaatcctctcacagagctaCTAACTGAACctaaatatacacataaatatacacataaatacacacataaatatacatataaatatacaaataaatacttacataaatatacacataaatatacatataaatatacaaataaatactcacataaatatacagataaatatacacataaatatacatataaatatacatataaatactcacataaatatacacataaatatacaaataaatacttacataaatatacacataaatatacatataaatacacacataaatatacatataaatatacaaataaatacttacataaatatacacataaatatacatataaatatatgcataaatacacacataaatatacatataaatatacacataaatatacatataaatatacgcataaatacacacataaatatacatataaatatacaaataaatacttacataaatatacacaacCGAACTGCAGACGCTCAACTGATCTGAACTCATGAGGACAAACATCTGACAGTGCAGTCGTCTGGAACTCCTATAACCTGTGTTTGGACTCACTTGTTCTTCAGGTGTTCATCAGCCATGTGGGCGTCGCCCATGGATCTGTACACCTGGACGACGGTCTGGATCTGCagacgacaaacacacacatcagacaACCACGTCCTCCTGATGGACATACGtccagatgtgtgtgtttgtgtgtgtggatgtgggtcTGTTGTGGACTCACCTTGGACCTGATGATGGACATGGTTTGGAAGCAGGTGCTGTAGTCTCTGGAGGCGGAGTCTCCGCTGCTCTCCACCCACTGCCTGATCTTCAGCTCCAGCTCGGCGTTGGCGTCCTCTAGGGAGCGTACGGTGGACAGGTAGTCCAGCAGACAGGTGTCCAGGGTCTGCACCCAGAACTTGTCCACATCGGTGGGAGGACGGACGCTGGCGGATCTACTGCAACAGAGGTTTGGAGCAGCGGCGACGGCAGAAATGTAGCCTCCACTGCCAATGCTAACGTTCCCACTGACGGTGCTTCCACCTTAACAGAAGCACCTCCTTCAAAACAGAACCACCTTAACAGTCTGTcacctgtccgtctgtctgtctgtcagtgcaGATTGTCTTCTTTCTTTTACACTGATGTGCAGATTTCACACTTTTACaatcagactatttttttttggtgaaaaaatgtcattttttaatattttaatccaAACGTTGTCGTGGAGGCGGACCGTTGACACCTTGGTTCAGGATGACATTGACTCTAGATTAGCGCTGACATTTTTACCGTCCAATCATTTTGGGGTAAATTTGGGCCTTTGTTCAAAAAGGCCCTTTTTTTGGACTCCATATTTGTCCTGTGGGTTTCAAACCTGTCCACATTTGTCCTACTGAGGGCCTTTCAGACACAGGTGTCCACTTCTACTGGATGTGGACGCTGTCAGACCTGTTCACATCagtatgtgttcagtgtttgggtTTGGGCCCAGGGCCTGGTGTGGTCTAGGCTGAATCCCACAGATCTACGGGGACAGTCTGGACAACACCAACACTAACGGGTTCTTACATGATATCAACTCCACTGGAGCTCCTATTGAAGCAGATGTTCTTCTAGAGACTGTTCAGGACGGTTGGACTGTTTTCTGCGTTTTTTCAGACTCATCTGATCTTCATCAACAGGAAAGAATCCAAATCAAACAAACCCCTGAAcagtccctttggtccatctgagctaaactgtccccatatttatataaatgtgttccaaacacaagtgtgtgaTGAGTGGAATgaaacaaagagacacaaagagacacaaagagacccGGTGGAGCCACTGTTTGAACTGGACCAACTCActgatgtttatttattcatctgttgGACATATTCACACCAcacatccatcccataataactccTATTATCACAGGCTTTCCCATGTGACATAAACGTCCCAGTGGGTCAGGACCTGGAACCTCCGACGGTGACGGTGGATGTTGTTGATGTGTGTTCAGGTCTTCGTTAGTGGGCTGGACATGTCCTCAGGACCTGGTCCAGCTTGTCCTCTATCTGCTTCAGACGGGTGTCAAGGATTTGGTCCAGTTTGGTGTTGAGGGTGGTTACGTCCGGCACCAGGGAACCGATGTCAATGTTGTGGTAGATGCTGGTGCTGCTTTCACATCTGTTTCCATAGTAACCATCACGACAGTCACATAGGTGTTCATTGGAGTCCATCAGCCGCCTGCATACGCCTCCGTTCAGACAGGTGTCAGGTGAGGAACAAACCGGCAGCCGTCTGGACAGGTAGACGTTCACCTTGTACCTGTAACCATTGAGGGTGCACTCCACCTTGTTGTCACGAGGCCATGGCGACATCACTGGAGCATCACCATAGAAATAATGCAAAACTGTGGCATAATCTGAAAACCTTTTATATTCCACTTCCTTCACAGGGTCTGAACTCCCGGGCTGATTTACGAACTTTCCAGTATACAACCAAAGTTGACAGTCCAGGGCGTTCTGTCCAAGGTCCGAACACTGGGTATTAGTAAAGCATCTCTGATCAGCCCTCAAAACTTCGTAATCATATGTGTTGATTCCCTTGTGGGTGTATCCCACCGCCACCACCAGGTCCCCCACAGGTACACGCCACATATAGAGAAGTTTGTAGTTGGCCTCATTGTTCTTCTCATAAACTATCACTGCCCAGTTGTACCAGTAGTACTTCTCTTCCAGATTCTTTCGGACGTTGGCAGCGATGTCTTCTTTTTGGTCTTTGGTGAATCTTTTGCTGACCACCTCCACATCTTTAACCAAGTACTCGTAAAATTTGTCCAGACAGTACTGCAAAGCATCGTTCTGAGCTTTGAAGACGTTCTTGAACATGCGGTTATGTTCGTCCTGTTGACCTGATGAGCTGAATCCGATGAGTTTCCAGTAGAGCTGGTTGAGGAACATGCCCTTCCACAGCAGACTGCTCAGGTACAGGTTATAGCGGCCTATCTCTTTGATGCCACATTTGAACTTGTCCTTCAACAGGATGTTGATGTTCCTGCTCAGAGACGTGCCGTTGACCGTCAGGTAATGGTAGATGCTGGCCACGCTGCCCTCAGTCCCTGAATTCTCATAGAAGTTGGCGAAGATCTCCGCCAGCCTCAGCTTCTCCTCTTCACTCGTCACCAGTCTGAGGTTCTGCTCAAGCTCACTGAACTTCCTCCAGGCGTTCAGGATGCGAGTCTCATCTTGAGAGTAGACGCTGGCGAAGTTGAACCACTCCACGTCTGTGGACAGGTCGGATATCTGGAAGGTCAGGGAGTCCAGCCTCCGGTTGACCTCGCTGAAGCCGTTCCTCAGCTCCTCGATGCCATTTTCCTGAGGGATGATGGCCAGAACCACGTTGACAATTGAGATGACCACACTTCCGATACCGGGCGCCAAACTGGCAAAGTTTTCCAGGGCCTTGAACACCGATGCCAGCTGGTTAGGTTTGAATGTGTTCGTCGCCTGTGTGACCATGGTCAGAGTGTCCATGCCCACCTGGAACCCACTCTGGATCCGTTCTTTGGTGGTTGCATCCAGCTCTCTTTTGAGCCTGCGAAGGGCTGAGAGGTCAGCAGGTGAagggtcatgtgactcagcagCCGAGGTCGTCCAATAAACAAAGAAGATGAGTGAGAACCACAGCACGATGGAGGACGTCCGAGGAAACGCCatgactgaaacacagagaaacaacatttaagacagaagtggacccaagtctgaagggtcaacgtttaagacagaagtggacccaagtctgaagggtcaacatttaagactgaagtggacccaagtctgaagggtcaacatttaagactgaagtggacccaagtctgaagggtcaacatttaagacagaagtggacccaagtctgaagggtcaacatttaagactgaagtggacccaagtctgaagggtcaacatttaagacagaagtggaccgaaGCACAGAccgagtagtttttacacaattaaaattaaattagtttgacttaattaagcttgtagagtCAAAAGCTAACTGTCTTGTTTGTACTACAGTAATAGAGTTTACCGAACTAGAGAAGTCTGGTGGCATTTAAGCAGTTACGGCCAAGTTGAAACTTTTTCACATATTACTTGTTACTTTCCATATATTTGTAAGGTCTGTTCCTTACTGTCCTGGAATTCTCTACCCTCCCAGATCAGGAGATCCTGTATCAGAGTTTGTTTTATGTAAAATGACATTAGAAGTCTGATATGATGTGCGTGCACTTTTATTTGGGGCTCGGGCATCAACACGAGCCACCAATGGGAGAGAGTGGCTCATGTCAAGGCCACGAGTAACCTAGTGTTCTTCCACTCGTTTATTCCCCGTGTGCTTGCATGTAACACAAGCCACAGGGGAATACTGTtcgtcatatttattattatgacttaTTATTCAGGGCCGAGCCCACGGGGAGAGGGCCTTTGTATTTCGttcgttttttttaaaattattgttaCACCGAGACACACTAAACTGGAATTTGACAATCTTAACATgctcaaaactcaccaaatttggcatgcatGTCACGTCCGGTgacaaatttgataaaatgtaaaaattaaccccataggtaccaaaatgagctctctagtgccccctagatacacaaaaacggcccaagcggccagtaggaatgttgtagaaacatgaaaccaatgccaaaagtttcgtctcatcgagcccgacaaatcatacactgacacctatgagctaactccaacaggaagttcgcaattagcctttcaaaataaaacatcaaaatgaAATTTGTCTGAGGCTGTTTGTCGCactgacttctaaatagcaccaaaacatAGAGTAagccctgtaaaaaaaaatgatctcacactttttccataactgtcttagttttttttttttataagccccGAATGTTGCaaaatctgaaactgaaaattcagtttggacttttccCCACATATTGTATATTGAAATGTTCACAACACACAGCAGAAGACTcctgtgaaaacatttttgagaTATGATGTACGGTTTTGGATTTACAGCAATTTCTGTGAGATGTGGCATCTGAGTGAACTGCACTGTTAACTGTATTGAGTCACATGTGTCATCTATAGGAGCCATGTGACATGAAcggtcacatgcacacacatgctgacagctgattggccagAGGCCTTTAGAGTGGAGAGAGTTTTTttgttaaaaagtctaaaaacaaCTCATCATAACTCTCATATTTCTGGGGTTACAGAAACAAATTCTACATCCAAATGTAGGAAAATCTCTTTTCTTTCCCAGACTGttgacatttgaatgttaaagtgtttagttttggatctgtgggcctccaaacacaacaactgctgctttttccctccttccctcctgtgttccatttgtctcactcacatgtttgactaactccaccttcgtacactcactgctgattcactcctga
This region includes:
- the LOC115423511 gene encoding uncharacterized protein LOC115423511, which produces MAFPRTSSIVLWFSLIFFVYWTTSAAESHDPSPADLSALRRLKRELDATTKERIQSGFQVGMDTLTMVTQATNTFKPNQLASVFKALENFASLAPGIGSVVISIVNVVLAIIPQENGIEELRNGFSEVNRRLDSLTFQISDLSTDVEWFNFASVYSQDETRILNAWRKFSELEQNLRLVTSEEEKLRLAEIFANFYENSGTEGSVASIYHYLTVNGTSLSRNINILLKDKFKCGIKEIGRYNLYLSSLLWKGMFLNQLYWKLIGFSSSGQQDEHNRMFKNVFKAQNDALQYCLDKFYEYLVKDVEVVSKRFTKDQKEDIAANVRKNLEEKYYWYNWAVIVYEKNNEANYKLLYMWRVPVGDLVVAVGYTHKGINTYDYEVLRADQRCFTNTQCSDLGQNALDCQLWLYTGKFVNQPGSSDPVKEVEYKRFSDYATVLHYFYGDAPVMSPWPRDNKVECTLNGYRYKVNVYLSRRLPVCSSPDTCLNGGVCRRLMDSNEHLCDCRDGYYGNRCESSTSIYHNIDIGSLVPDVTTLNTKLDQILDTRLKQIEDKLDQVLRTCPAH